From Geotalea uraniireducens Rf4:
ATAGCTAAGGCCATCCTCCCGTATTCTGTCAACGCCGATTTTTACCCATTTGTCCGTGCGGCAGAATTCGGTGATATTCCCCGTACGTATCAGGTATTCCAGGCAATAATCTTCAACAATGTCATAGCTTTCGTCGTCGTAGCGTACCATTACCTTCATGTTATCTCCTCGACAAGCATGTAAGTCCGTAGGCGTTTTAATGAACCGTCAACGTACCTATCGTACGCATTCAAAAAAAACTTTAATTTAAAATGCAATTATTTATGATTGGGTGAAAAAAAGTTTGTTTAGAAATGGGTTGTGGATTGGATTGGATGATTGGGGCTTTGACAGTTAAGGCTACAGCGTCGAAAATATTGACTGTGTAACAGGCACTGACTGAAATGAACGGGATCAGGCCGTAAGCCTTGAATTACATTGGCTCAAAGAATAGCATCAATCATATTTACTCAGTAACTTCCGGTTAGGTTTTTGCACGACGTTTCTTACGTTTC
This genomic window contains:
- a CDS encoding GSU3473 family protein, whose translation is MKVMVRYDDESYDIVEDYCLEYLIRTGNITEFCRTDKWVKIGVDRIREDGLSYDKYQDKERRKAKLTNSGN